The following proteins are co-located in the Gordonia polyisoprenivorans genome:
- a CDS encoding phytoene desaturase family protein, with the protein MAEVIVVGAGVGGLAAAIRLQHAGHRVSVLEQSTAVGGKLGTLEHDGFVFDTGPSLVTMPHVLSELFAATGAPVDDILELQRLPIAARYRFPDGTGLDVPGDFAEIPAALDAALGAGCGAQWSGFLDRARRIWDATHGQFLEAPISLRDMTSLARSVDDVRTVAPWSSLRGLASRYLHDPRLRMMADRYATYTGSDPRRAPAALASVPWAEQRWGSWYVRGGLGRIAVALTDRLAALGGCVETGTAVREIRVRDGRADGVITASGDLRRADLVVANADAAQVYSSLVHTSSARRQLRRLQRSTPSLSGFVIMLALDDEPPGQPHHRVLFPADYDAEFDAVFGHHGAPRPVADPTVYITAPEDPAIVPAAGTGAWFVLVNAPRHHPDSGMDWDSDGLAHSYADHVLEAMAARGTDVRHRIRRRFVLSPADLARRTLTPGGSIYGSSSNGPRAAFLRPANASPIPGLYLVGGSAHPGGGLPLVLLSAKITAGLIGRA; encoded by the coding sequence GTGGCTGAGGTCATCGTGGTCGGGGCCGGCGTCGGCGGGCTGGCCGCAGCCATCCGGCTGCAGCACGCCGGGCATCGGGTGAGCGTCCTCGAGCAATCGACTGCGGTGGGCGGCAAACTCGGAACCCTCGAGCACGACGGCTTCGTCTTCGACACCGGCCCGTCGTTGGTGACGATGCCTCACGTTCTCTCCGAACTGTTCGCGGCGACCGGCGCACCCGTCGACGACATTCTCGAACTGCAGCGGCTCCCGATCGCCGCCCGGTACCGGTTTCCGGACGGGACCGGCCTCGATGTTCCCGGCGACTTCGCCGAGATCCCCGCTGCGCTCGACGCCGCTCTCGGAGCCGGTTGTGGCGCGCAGTGGTCGGGGTTTCTCGATCGCGCCCGCAGGATCTGGGACGCCACCCACGGGCAATTCCTCGAAGCGCCGATCAGCCTGCGCGACATGACTTCTCTCGCGCGCAGTGTGGACGACGTGCGGACTGTCGCCCCGTGGTCGTCGCTGCGGGGCCTTGCGTCCCGGTATCTGCACGACCCGCGGCTTCGCATGATGGCCGACAGGTACGCCACCTATACCGGCTCCGACCCGCGTCGCGCCCCGGCCGCGCTGGCGAGTGTGCCCTGGGCCGAACAGCGTTGGGGTTCCTGGTATGTGCGCGGCGGCCTGGGCCGCATCGCCGTTGCGCTCACCGATCGTCTCGCCGCCCTCGGTGGATGCGTCGAGACCGGGACCGCGGTGCGTGAGATCCGCGTCCGCGACGGCCGCGCCGACGGTGTCATCACCGCGTCCGGCGACCTGCGTCGCGCTGATCTCGTGGTGGCCAATGCCGATGCAGCTCAGGTGTATTCCTCACTCGTGCACACGTCGTCGGCGCGCCGCCAACTCCGTCGATTGCAGCGGAGCACACCGTCGTTGTCGGGTTTCGTCATCATGCTCGCCCTCGACGACGAGCCACCCGGACAGCCACATCATCGCGTGTTGTTCCCCGCCGACTACGACGCCGAGTTCGACGCGGTCTTCGGCCACCACGGAGCACCACGTCCCGTCGCCGATCCCACCGTCTACATCACTGCACCGGAAGACCCGGCCATCGTCCCTGCCGCGGGAACCGGGGCCTGGTTCGTGCTGGTGAACGCGCCGCGCCACCACCCGGATTCGGGAATGGATTGGGACAGCGACGGTCTCGCTCATTCCTACGCCGACCACGTGTTGGAGGCGATGGCCGCTCGCGGAACCGACGTCCGCCATCGCATCCGTCGCCGATTCGTACTCAGCCCCGCCGATCTCGCCCGCCGCACCCTGACGCCGGGCGGTTCGATCTACGGCAGTTCATCCAACGGTCCGCGCGCCGCGTTCTTGCGCCCCGCGAACGCCTCCCCCATTCCCGGCCTCTACCTCGTCGGCGGTTCGGCGCACCCCGGCGGTGGGCTGCCGTTGGTTCTGCTGTCCGCGAAGATCACCGCCGGGCTCATCGGCCGGGCATAG
- a CDS encoding carotenoid biosynthesis protein, whose translation MTADDVVDRAEATSRRRPPPLRVAAWILLATSVGVQIAFPLTGGGNVVLTTIVVVAMSAAMLCHSAATHGGRGLLGLLAVAGGGGLLAEAVGVHTGIPFGEYAYTGALGGEILGVPVVVPLAWIMMGWPAFIVARRLTGRSSWAVPLLGAYALTAWDVFLDPQMVDAGYWRWSSPHPALPGVDAIPLTNFVGWLLVSALMMAVLSVAIGRQEPASMTDRRAAELLPLVAYLWVYASSVIAHLVFFGRPPVALVGGLVMGAVAIPLAVSMFREARR comes from the coding sequence GTGACCGCTGACGATGTGGTCGACCGTGCCGAAGCCACATCTCGGCGGCGGCCCCCGCCCCTACGGGTGGCGGCGTGGATTCTGTTGGCCACCAGTGTTGGTGTGCAGATCGCGTTTCCCCTCACCGGCGGCGGCAACGTCGTGCTCACCACGATCGTCGTGGTGGCGATGTCGGCGGCAATGCTGTGTCACAGTGCGGCGACGCACGGTGGGCGCGGACTGCTCGGTCTTCTCGCCGTGGCCGGCGGTGGCGGTCTGCTCGCCGAGGCCGTCGGGGTCCACACCGGAATTCCCTTCGGGGAGTATGCCTATACCGGAGCCCTCGGCGGTGAGATCCTCGGCGTCCCGGTGGTGGTGCCGCTGGCCTGGATCATGATGGGATGGCCCGCGTTCATCGTGGCGCGACGACTCACGGGCCGAAGCTCCTGGGCGGTACCACTTCTGGGTGCTTACGCGTTGACTGCGTGGGATGTGTTCCTCGATCCGCAGATGGTCGACGCCGGGTACTGGCGGTGGTCGTCGCCGCATCCGGCGTTGCCGGGTGTCGACGCGATTCCGCTGACCAACTTCGTGGGATGGCTGCTGGTGTCGGCGTTGATGATGGCGGTGCTCAGCGTGGCGATCGGTCGTCAGGAACCCGCATCGATGACCGATCGTCGCGCCGCCGAGTTGCTTCCGCTGGTCGCCTACCTGTGGGTGTATGCGTCGTCGGTGATCGCGCATCTGGTGTTCTTCGGTCGGCCACCGGTGGCACTGGTCGGCGGACTGGTGATGGGTGCTGTCGCAATCCCGCTGGCCGTCAGCATGTTCCGGGAGGCTCGTCGATGA
- a CDS encoding phytoene/squalene synthase family protein — MSLRQIGSHRSPATTRPYVRYDEVADASADLVIRSYSSSFGLASRLLAGPIRRDVRNIYALVRVADEIVDAPRPGQDVESRRAALDQLEADSLAAMDTGASTNLVVHAFARTARRVGVDATLTAPFFASMRTDLTCREHDEDSLATYIYGSAEVVGLMCLRAFLAEEPDRDVRYAAMAPGAKRLGAAFQKVNFLRDLGVDDGELGRRYLTGLDPQAPSDAAWRRWLDDIDEDLAAAARIIPDLPGEARVAVCTAHDLFAELSARLRKVAPADAVTTRVRVPGPVKAGIAAAAAVRRGYPRAGGVSSR, encoded by the coding sequence ATGAGCCTGCGCCAGATAGGTTCGCACCGATCGCCTGCGACGACCCGTCCGTATGTGCGCTACGACGAGGTCGCCGACGCCAGCGCCGACCTGGTGATCCGCTCGTATTCGTCGTCGTTCGGCCTCGCCTCTAGGCTGCTGGCCGGGCCGATCCGCCGTGATGTGCGCAACATCTATGCGTTGGTGCGTGTGGCCGACGAGATCGTCGACGCCCCGCGGCCCGGCCAGGACGTCGAGAGCAGGCGGGCTGCGCTCGATCAGCTCGAGGCCGACAGCCTCGCGGCGATGGACACCGGGGCGAGCACCAACCTGGTCGTCCACGCCTTCGCCCGCACCGCCCGCAGGGTCGGCGTCGACGCCACGCTGACCGCGCCGTTCTTCGCGTCCATGCGCACCGACCTCACCTGCCGAGAGCACGACGAGGACAGTCTGGCCACCTACATCTACGGGTCGGCCGAGGTGGTCGGGCTGATGTGCCTGCGGGCGTTCCTTGCCGAGGAACCCGACCGCGACGTCCGCTACGCGGCGATGGCGCCGGGGGCAAAGCGTCTCGGGGCCGCGTTTCAGAAGGTCAATTTCTTGCGCGACCTCGGAGTCGATGACGGTGAACTCGGCCGACGCTATCTGACCGGCCTCGATCCGCAGGCTCCGAGCGACGCGGCGTGGCGGCGGTGGCTCGACGACATCGACGAGGATCTGGCCGCCGCGGCGCGCATCATTCCCGACCTGCCCGGTGAGGCACGGGTCGCGGTATGTACCGCCCATGATCTGTTCGCCGAGTTGTCGGCGCGTCTGCGCAAGGTGGCACCGGCGGACGCGGTCACCACGCGCGTACGGGTACCCGGACCGGTGAAGGCCGGTATCGCTGCGGCGGCAGCGGTGCGTCGCGGGTATCCACGAGCGGGAGGGGTATCGAGCCGGTGA
- the idi gene encoding isopentenyl-diphosphate Delta-isomerase, which yields MTEYLAEDLVVLVEPDGTPCGTADRTSVHTTSTPLHFAFSCHLVEAGRLLMTRRALTKKTWPGVWTNSYCGHPRPGESAVDAVHRYAQRELGLDVTDVRCVLPDFRYRAVDASGVVENEVCPVFVARPTGPLRPNPDEVMDVAWTDVDDVWSAARRTPWLLSPWFVDQVHALGAHPYRVPERETS from the coding sequence ATGACCGAGTACCTGGCCGAGGACCTGGTGGTACTCGTCGAGCCCGACGGCACGCCGTGCGGTACGGCCGACCGGACATCGGTGCACACCACCTCCACCCCGCTGCACTTCGCCTTTTCCTGTCATCTCGTCGAGGCCGGCCGGTTGCTGATGACCCGCCGGGCGCTGACAAAGAAGACCTGGCCGGGTGTATGGACCAACTCCTACTGCGGGCACCCGCGACCCGGCGAGAGCGCCGTCGACGCCGTGCATCGTTACGCCCAGCGGGAATTGGGCCTCGACGTCACCGATGTGCGCTGTGTCCTACCCGATTTCCGCTATCGGGCCGTCGATGCCAGTGGTGTGGTGGAGAACGAGGTGTGCCCGGTGTTCGTCGCGCGACCGACCGGTCCGCTGCGGCCCAACCCCGACGAGGTGATGGACGTCGCGTGGACCGACGTCGACGACGTGTGGTCGGCGGCGCGACGCACCCCGTGGCTGCTCAGCCCGTGGTTCGTCGATCAGGTGCACGCGCTCGGTGCTCATCCCTACCGTGTGCCGGAGCGGGAGACGTCATGA
- a CDS encoding CPBP family intramembrane glutamic endopeptidase, which produces MSLPRRRFAWLCVGVVTVLVCVQVLIFVTPVPGVQWAVPIAAALILVLARATGLSWTDLGLGRRSLGTGLRYAAVIIGAVAVITAIGVALPWTRDLFHNDAYRDVHAALVSALVLIPIHTILAEEVIFRGVLLGALRQICSPRTALILQAGLFGLWHVGSSMGLSTHNQGLGDIVGAGPLATFAGVALAVVVTGVAGILLGWLRIRSGSLLAPIALHWSVNGLGAIAAAIAWQLPG; this is translated from the coding sequence ATGTCTCTCCCGAGGCGCCGGTTCGCGTGGCTGTGCGTCGGCGTCGTGACGGTTCTCGTCTGCGTGCAAGTGCTGATCTTCGTGACCCCGGTTCCCGGCGTGCAGTGGGCGGTGCCGATCGCCGCCGCGCTCATCCTCGTTCTCGCCAGGGCTACCGGCCTGTCCTGGACGGATCTCGGTCTGGGCCGACGATCACTCGGTACGGGTCTGCGCTACGCGGCGGTCATCATCGGTGCGGTTGCCGTGATCACCGCGATCGGTGTCGCCCTTCCCTGGACGCGCGACCTGTTCCACAACGACGCCTATCGAGATGTCCACGCGGCACTGGTGTCTGCGCTCGTCCTCATTCCGATCCACACCATCCTGGCCGAAGAGGTGATCTTCCGCGGTGTGCTGCTCGGTGCGCTGCGACAGATCTGCAGTCCCCGGACAGCGCTGATCCTGCAGGCCGGACTGTTCGGACTATGGCACGTCGGCTCGTCGATGGGGCTCTCGACACACAATCAGGGGCTCGGTGACATCGTGGGCGCCGGCCCGCTGGCCACGTTCGCCGGTGTCGCGCTCGCCGTCGTCGTGACCGGCGTCGCGGGAATCCTGCTCGGCTGGTTGCGGATTCGCAGCGGGAGCCTGCTCGCGCCGATCGCCTTGCACTGGTCGGTCAACGGCCTCGGCGCGATCGCCGCGGCGATCGCGTGGCAGCTGCCAGGGTGA
- a CDS encoding alpha/beta hydrolase, which produces MDAVDGADAPQDVSAEPHRSRARERAVAYLGRISYSGLAVATAFLWFSATPSLLPRGPLFQGIVSGAAAAVGYCLGAFFAWLVRFMLSRDRRWPSPPWYLWAALGVIFAVGTSVMFYWYSVWQNEIRSLMKVDQLSWTAYPLIIVVSVIVFVLLMVIGQLWAALVVWPVRKLNRFAPPRISAVAGATVIVLITVFVLNGVVANYSMKWLNASFAAANDETDATTSAPTTTVRSGGPGSLVTWGSLGREGRRFVANGPDVQQLSAFNGAPAMEPIRAFVGLGSGNDLRANATLAADELVRAGGLERAVVAIGSATGSGWLNKATVDSLEYMYNGNVATVSMQYSYLPSWLSFLVDSERARQAGSALFEAVDARIQQLPEGRRPKVVVFGESLGSFGAEAAFGTVPTVVARTNGALFVGPTFNNQLWSDATAARDAGSPQVLPIYEDGRHVRFIADASDLNRPDTPWLDPRVVYLQHASDPIAWWSPRLILNEPEWLKEEHGRDVLGAMTWMPFVTFLQVSADMAVSVNVPDGHGHNYLSAIPYSWADILQPPGWTQDKTERLLPLLHRD; this is translated from the coding sequence GTGGACGCCGTCGACGGCGCCGACGCCCCGCAGGACGTGAGCGCCGAGCCGCACCGGTCACGGGCACGGGAGCGCGCCGTCGCCTACCTCGGCCGGATCAGTTACTCCGGCCTGGCGGTGGCGACGGCGTTCCTCTGGTTCTCGGCGACACCGTCACTGTTACCGCGCGGGCCGCTGTTCCAGGGCATCGTGAGCGGCGCGGCGGCCGCCGTCGGCTACTGTCTCGGCGCCTTCTTCGCCTGGCTGGTGCGGTTCATGTTGTCGAGGGATCGGCGGTGGCCCTCGCCGCCCTGGTACCTGTGGGCCGCGCTGGGTGTGATCTTCGCGGTGGGCACCTCGGTGATGTTCTATTGGTATTCGGTGTGGCAGAACGAGATCCGCTCGCTGATGAAGGTCGACCAGCTCTCGTGGACGGCTTACCCGTTGATCATTGTCGTCTCCGTGATCGTATTCGTGCTGTTGATGGTGATCGGACAACTGTGGGCCGCACTCGTCGTCTGGCCGGTGCGAAAACTCAATCGCTTTGCGCCACCGCGGATTTCTGCGGTCGCCGGTGCGACGGTGATCGTCCTGATCACCGTGTTCGTCCTCAACGGCGTGGTCGCGAACTACTCGATGAAGTGGCTCAATGCCTCCTTTGCCGCGGCGAACGACGAGACCGATGCGACCACGTCGGCACCGACGACCACGGTTCGATCAGGCGGTCCGGGCTCGCTGGTCACGTGGGGCTCGCTCGGACGGGAGGGCCGGCGATTCGTCGCGAACGGCCCCGATGTGCAACAGCTCTCGGCGTTCAACGGGGCGCCGGCGATGGAGCCGATCCGGGCGTTCGTCGGGCTCGGATCGGGAAATGATCTGCGCGCCAACGCCACCCTGGCCGCCGATGAGCTGGTCCGTGCCGGCGGTCTCGAACGGGCCGTGGTGGCCATCGGGTCGGCCACCGGATCGGGGTGGCTGAACAAGGCGACGGTCGACTCGCTGGAGTACATGTACAACGGCAACGTCGCCACGGTGTCGATGCAGTACTCCTATCTGCCGAGCTGGCTGTCGTTCCTCGTCGACAGCGAACGCGCGCGTCAGGCCGGCAGTGCGTTGTTCGAGGCCGTCGACGCACGTATCCAGCAACTGCCCGAGGGCCGCCGACCCAAGGTCGTCGTGTTCGGGGAGAGCCTCGGCTCGTTCGGTGCCGAGGCCGCCTTCGGTACCGTGCCGACGGTCGTCGCCCGCACCAACGGCGCCCTGTTCGTCGGGCCGACGTTCAACAACCAGTTGTGGAGTGACGCCACCGCCGCCCGCGATGCCGGTTCGCCGCAGGTCCTGCCGATCTATGAAGACGGCCGGCACGTCCGGTTCATTGCCGACGCCTCGGACCTGAACCGTCCCGACACGCCGTGGCTCGACCCTCGCGTCGTCTACCTGCAGCACGCGTCGGACCCGATCGCCTGGTGGTCGCCGCGGCTCATCCTCAACGAGCCGGAGTGGCTGAAGGAAGAGCACGGCCGCGACGTGCTCGGGGCGATGACGTGGATGCCGTTCGTCACGTTCCTGCAGGTGTCGGCGGATATGGCCGTGTCGGTGAACGTGCCCGACGGTCACGGCCACAACTATCTGAGCGCCATCCCGTACTCGTGGGCCGACATTCTGCAGCCGCCCGGATGGACCCAGGACAAGACCGAACGGTTGTTGCCGCTACTGCATCGGGACTGA
- the crtI gene encoding phytoene desaturase family protein has protein sequence MTTPKKVVVIGGGVAGLATAALLAADGHDVDIVEKNANPGGRAGSWEKDGFRFDTGPSWWLMPQVFDHFFALLGTSTAEQLELTRLEPGYRVFFEGEPDPLEISGDRARNRELFERTEPGAGVRFDEYLESARDTYDVAVRRFLYTSFESARAFTATELLRRLPRLARLLSESLESFTARHFRDRRLRQILGYPAVFLGASPERAPAMYHLMSWLDLDDGVRYPQGGFTRFVDALVGVAVDHGARLHTGVAATEICTRDSGRGPVGRRATVTGVRVTGADGAESVLPADIVIGATDLHHLETRLLPRRLQTFPQRWWDRRTSGPGAVLVFLGVRGRLPQLAHHSLFFTQDWHANFDAIFSEPTRVPEPASLYVCRPSATDDSVAPSEHENLFILVPVPPDPSLGRGGVDGAGDPVIEQAADRAIELVADWAGIEDLADRIVVRRTMGPGDFAVDVNSWSGGALGPAHTLRQSAFLRATNRSRKVDGLYYAGGSTRPGIGLPMCLISAELIRKRLRGDHSTGPSMAP, from the coding sequence GTGACCACACCGAAGAAGGTCGTCGTCATCGGCGGCGGTGTGGCCGGACTGGCCACTGCTGCGTTGTTGGCCGCCGACGGGCACGACGTCGACATCGTCGAGAAGAACGCGAATCCCGGTGGGCGGGCCGGGAGTTGGGAGAAGGACGGATTCCGCTTCGACACCGGACCGTCGTGGTGGCTGATGCCGCAGGTCTTCGACCACTTCTTCGCGTTGCTCGGGACGTCGACGGCGGAGCAACTGGAGCTCACCCGACTCGAACCCGGATACCGGGTGTTCTTCGAAGGTGAGCCCGATCCATTGGAGATCTCCGGCGACCGTGCTCGCAACCGAGAGTTGTTCGAGCGCACCGAACCCGGTGCAGGCGTGCGATTCGACGAGTACCTGGAGTCGGCACGCGACACCTACGACGTGGCCGTTCGACGATTCCTGTACACCAGCTTCGAGTCGGCCCGGGCCTTCACCGCCACCGAACTGCTGCGCCGCCTCCCCCGGTTGGCGCGACTGCTCAGCGAGAGCCTGGAGTCGTTCACCGCCAGGCACTTTCGTGACCGGAGGCTACGGCAGATCCTCGGCTACCCGGCAGTGTTCCTCGGGGCGTCGCCCGAGCGTGCGCCCGCGATGTATCACCTGATGAGCTGGCTGGATCTCGACGACGGGGTCCGATACCCGCAAGGGGGTTTCACCCGATTCGTCGACGCGCTCGTCGGTGTCGCCGTCGATCACGGTGCGCGCTTGCACACGGGGGTTGCGGCGACGGAGATCTGTACCCGCGATTCGGGTCGCGGACCGGTCGGAAGGCGGGCAACGGTCACCGGGGTGCGGGTGACCGGTGCGGACGGCGCCGAGAGTGTGCTGCCTGCCGACATCGTGATCGGCGCGACCGATCTGCACCACCTCGAAACGCGGTTGTTGCCACGAAGATTGCAGACATTCCCGCAACGGTGGTGGGACCGCCGGACGTCGGGACCCGGGGCGGTGTTGGTCTTCCTCGGGGTGCGTGGGCGGCTGCCACAACTCGCGCACCACTCGCTGTTCTTCACACAGGACTGGCACGCGAACTTCGACGCCATCTTCTCCGAACCCACCCGCGTTCCCGAGCCCGCGTCGCTGTATGTGTGCCGGCCGTCGGCGACCGACGATTCGGTGGCGCCGAGCGAGCATGAGAATCTGTTCATCCTGGTACCCGTACCGCCCGACCCGTCGCTGGGGCGCGGCGGTGTCGACGGCGCAGGCGATCCCGTGATCGAGCAGGCCGCCGACCGCGCCATCGAACTCGTCGCCGACTGGGCGGGCATCGAGGACCTCGCCGACCGGATCGTCGTACGCCGCACGATGGGGCCGGGCGATTTCGCCGTCGACGTCAACTCGTGGTCCGGTGGTGCGCTCGGGCCCGCACATACGTTGCGCCAGAGCGCTTTCCTGCGGGCCACCAATCGATCACGCAAGGTGGACGGACTCTACTATGCCGGCGGCTCGACCCGCCCCGGCATCGGACTGCCCATGTGCCTCATCAGCGCCGAACTGATCCGCAAGCGTCTACGCGGAGACCATTCCACCGGGCCGTCGATGGCTCCCTAG
- a CDS encoding TetR/AcrR family transcriptional regulator produces the protein MRWRFMVVSASSAPKSLLERAYDDVVAEGGESANADATREKLLDAAFAQFCRFGIQRTSLEEVAKRAGTSRITIYRKFTNKDVLVEEVMLREFRRYLVQFLADIAPARTIAERLVLAFVSSYRAVSTNPLISGLQQTEPTLLAGALGADGRLLATVAQFIAQQLRQEQRAGTLRADLDTDLTAEMMARISASFLTTPSALVDTDDDDQLADIARRYLVPMLDAPS, from the coding sequence ATGCGTTGGAGGTTCATGGTGGTCTCGGCGTCGTCGGCACCGAAGTCGTTGTTGGAGAGGGCATATGACGACGTCGTTGCCGAAGGGGGAGAAAGCGCGAATGCGGACGCGACCCGAGAGAAATTGCTCGATGCCGCATTTGCACAATTCTGTCGTTTCGGTATTCAACGCACCTCGCTGGAAGAGGTGGCCAAGCGCGCGGGAACCTCGCGCATCACCATCTACCGCAAGTTCACCAACAAGGACGTGCTCGTCGAGGAGGTGATGCTGCGGGAGTTCCGGCGTTACCTCGTTCAATTCCTCGCCGACATCGCCCCGGCGCGCACCATCGCCGAGCGCCTGGTGCTGGCCTTCGTCAGTTCCTATCGCGCGGTGTCGACGAACCCGCTGATCAGCGGGCTGCAGCAGACCGAACCCACCCTGCTGGCAGGTGCGCTCGGCGCCGACGGGCGGCTGCTGGCCACCGTTGCACAGTTCATCGCCCAGCAGCTGCGCCAGGAGCAGCGCGCGGGAACCCTGCGCGCCGACCTCGACACCGACCTCACCGCCGAGATGATGGCGCGGATCTCGGCGTCGTTTCTGACCACGCCGAGTGCGCTCGTCGACACCGACGACGACGATCAGCTCGCCGACATCGCCCGGCGCTATCTGGTGCCGATGCTCGACGCCCCGAGCTGA
- a CDS encoding glycosyltransferase, protein MIIRPRDLARWVVNSGTALAAASLVLTISNARRIRTPDVDALPAAEPLSVLIPMRDEAANAPGCLRAVLAAIDRWPGPARIVVVDDDSTDDTAEILAICAANDPRVTVVAGTPRPDGWLGKSWACHQAAQQVPCSGVLAFVDADVRVSPFAFTATVAALRVAGLALLCPYPRQLADSPAERLIQPLLQWSWMSTLPLGIAVRSSRPSLSAANGQFLVVDAETYRRAGGHAAVAGEVLEDIALLRAIKSVGGMGGVGAGAHLAQCRMYHGHREIREGYRKSLWSAFGSPAGAVGVVTMLVLAYIVPAVAALTGSRIGLLGYAAGVASRAISASVTGGRAWPDALVHPLSIAGFAALTADSLQAHRRDRLRWKGRALPGTTPRGRVTRRG, encoded by the coding sequence ATGATCATCCGGCCGCGTGACCTCGCCCGATGGGTCGTGAACTCCGGTACCGCTTTGGCGGCGGCCTCCCTCGTGCTGACCATTTCCAATGCCCGGCGGATTCGCACCCCGGATGTCGATGCGCTGCCCGCGGCCGAGCCGTTGTCGGTGCTCATCCCGATGCGCGACGAGGCCGCGAACGCGCCGGGGTGTCTCCGTGCGGTGCTCGCGGCGATCGATCGTTGGCCGGGGCCGGCCCGGATCGTCGTCGTCGACGACGACTCGACCGACGACACCGCGGAGATCCTGGCGATCTGCGCGGCCAACGACCCGCGCGTCACGGTTGTCGCGGGAACACCGCGGCCGGACGGATGGCTCGGCAAGTCGTGGGCGTGTCATCAAGCAGCACAGCAAGTTCCGTGTAGCGGGGTTCTCGCCTTCGTCGACGCCGATGTGCGGGTCAGCCCGTTCGCGTTCACCGCGACCGTCGCGGCCCTGCGCGTCGCCGGGCTGGCACTGTTGTGCCCGTATCCCCGTCAACTCGCCGACAGCCCGGCCGAGCGGCTGATCCAGCCGCTGCTGCAATGGTCGTGGATGAGCACGCTGCCGCTCGGGATCGCGGTGCGGTCGTCGCGTCCTAGCCTGTCCGCGGCGAACGGACAATTCCTGGTCGTGGATGCCGAGACATACCGCCGCGCCGGCGGCCACGCAGCCGTCGCGGGTGAGGTTCTCGAGGACATCGCTCTGCTCCGTGCGATCAAGTCCGTCGGCGGTATGGGCGGGGTGGGCGCCGGTGCGCACCTGGCGCAATGCCGGATGTATCACGGCCACCGCGAGATTCGGGAGGGTTACCGTAAGTCGTTGTGGTCGGCGTTCGGTTCACCCGCCGGGGCCGTCGGCGTGGTGACGATGCTGGTGCTGGCCTACATCGTCCCGGCGGTGGCGGCGCTCACGGGCTCTCGGATCGGGCTGCTGGGATACGCTGCAGGCGTGGCGTCACGAGCGATCTCGGCGTCTGTCACCGGCGGGCGCGCGTGGCCGGACGCGTTGGTCCATCCGCTGTCCATCGCGGGTTTCGCGGCGCTCACCGCGGATTCGCTGCAGGCGCATCGCCGAGACCGATTGCGCTGGAAGGGGCGTGCGCTTCCCGGGACGACACCGCGAGGGCGGGTGACTCGCCGTGGCTGA